One genomic region from Bactrocera tryoni isolate S06 chromosome 3, CSIRO_BtryS06_freeze2, whole genome shotgun sequence encodes:
- the LOC120771450 gene encoding probable serine/threonine-protein kinase dyrk1, which translates to MSSGINCREIFVFLEILIWNQRDHQKKRNHSQQQQQQQRHSNNNNDSDQQQKQQQQQQQNNAVKVLKCNTNNSTNNNNNNNNNIHKTYSNNSSNSSNNSNNSGVVSGSQSSSSNCNNKNSCSNNNKSQKITNYTHSAGHRQQQQQQQQTHLQYFQQQQLNNAKCNNISNSNNKNNSNTHPNHLKLLQNQMKIARKVCTSSGQQ; encoded by the coding sequence atgtCTTCCGGAATAAATTGTCGtgaaattttcgtatttttggaAATCTTAATTTGGAACCAAAGGGATCATCAGAAGAAGAGAAATCatagtcaacaacaacaacagcagcagcgacacagcaacaataataatgatagtgaccagcaacaaaagcaacagcagcaacaacaacaaaacaacgcAGTGAAAGTGTTAAAGTGTAATACTAATAAtagtaccaacaacaacaacaataataataataacatacaCAAAACCTAtagcaacaatagcagcaatagcagtaacaacagcaacaacagcggtGTCGTGAGCGGTAGTCAAAGTAGCAGCAGCAactgtaacaacaaaaacagctgcagcaacaataacaaaagccaAAAAATCACCAATTACACGCATAGTGCTGGTCAtcgtcagcaacaacaacagcaacaacaaacgcattTACAATATTTCCAACAGCAGCAGCTGAACAACGCCAAATGTAATAACAtcagcaacagtaacaacaaaaacaacagcaatacgCATCCGAACCACTTGAAATTGTTgcaaaatcaaatgaaaatcgCACGCAAAGTCTGCACCAGCAGCGGCCAACAGTAA